The Micromonospora siamensis genome contains the following window.
CGTGGCCGTCGGCGCGTTCAATCAGGAGAATCCAGCGGTGCCCGCTGGTGTCGGTCAGGGAGACGAGGGCGTCAGCGCACAGCTGCTCGCCCCAGTGGCCGAGCTCGTTACGGCCGTAGCGAACAGCGGTCCGCTCGCAGGGGTTGACGGGTCGGCCGTCCATGACGGCGAAGGGGATGGCGGCGTATGCCTGCCGCGTCGTCCAGTCGATGAGGGTGGGGTCCATGGTGGGGTCGGCCCACGCGGCGCCAGCGGCGATGCCGGCGAGCACACTCGGGTGCGTGTAGGTGACGGTGGTCGTCGTGGTCACTGGGAACCTCCAGGGCAGTCGAGGCAGGTGCCGGTTCGGCGGGGGATGTAGTAGGGCTTGACCTGGCCGCAGTCGGGGCAGGTACGCCGCGCGGTGAGCGCCTTGTCGATGGCGGCGCGTTGCGCCGGGGTGGCGGTCCGCTTGGGCACCGCCAAGTCGAGACGGAACAGGTAGGCCACGCGCTTGCCACGCCGCCAGAGGATCTGCGCGGCGGGCTCTTGGCCGCCGGGGCGCAGGTCGCGGGTACGCAGTTGCCGGCGGGTCAGCAGCCCGTCGGGGGCGAACTTGAACGGGTAGGTCGGCAGGCCGTAGCGCTCGCCGGTCGGGTCATAGAAGACCATCGGGTCGTCGTCCTCCGAGTCGTCGGCGTCGTCCTGGTCCTGGTCCTGGTCGCCGCCGGCGGCAGTACCGGTGGCGAAGGTGGGGTGTTCGTAGGTGTCGCGGTCGATCTCCTCGGGCAGGAACGCGGTGCCGCAGGAGGCGCAGACGATCGGGCCTTCCTCGAAGGCGGCCTTGGAGATGCGCAGCTTGCGCGGGCATTCGCATTCGCAGGTGAAGCCGTTGTTGTTGTTCGTGCGGGCCTTGCCTTCCCCGGTCGGTTCGGGGTGGCGATGGAAGCGCAGCGCGTCGGCCAGACCGGCGATGGACGTCCGGTAGCGGGCGCGGGTGAGGTCAGTCAGGGTGCAGGGCGAGTAGCCGAGCTTGTCGTCCTTGGTCGTGGACAGGCCGAGTTCGGCGGCGAGGGTGGCGAACTTCTTGTTGTGCCAGCGGCCCTGCCGGGACGTGTCCTGGACGCCTCGGACGTCGGCCAGGGCGTGAGTCGCCTCGTGCAGCAAGGTGGTGAAGACGGCCTCCGGTTCGCGGGACAGGCCCTCACCGGAGATGAGGATTTCGGGGAGCTGGTTGTCGCCGGCCTGCCAGCGCAGCGCGGCGAAGTGGCCCCACTTCATGCCCTGGTTGGGCTTGGTGGGAGAGCCGGAGCCGACCACGAGGACGGCGGCCGGGACTTCGGTGTGCTGGGCGCGGATCGCGGTCCAAGCAGATTCCAGCGCGGCGACGAGCGCGGCGGTAGAGGGGGAGTCTTGACACGTACGTGTCACGTCGGTGATCTCATCGGCGGTGGTCATGCGGCCCTCCGGGTGGTCGGGGCGGCGGCGAGGGGACTGGTGGGTCGAGCCAGGTCACGGGCCCGGTCGGTGGTCTGCGTGGCGTTGGTTTCGGTGGCGCCGGTGAAGACGGCGGTGGTGCGCCGGCCGGCGCGGGCGGCGTACATGGCGAGGTCGGCGCGGTGCAGCCAGACGGGCGCGGGGTCGCCGGGGTCGGCCAGGACCGCGCCGAGGGTTGCGCCGACGGCCAGGTGCCGGTCGTCGTGCCGGACCGGTGTGGTCAGGCGGGTGTGGATGTGGGTGAGCCAGTCGGCCAGCCAGGTGTCGGCGTCGTCGCGCCGGGTGGCGGGGCCGGTGGTGATGAGGGCGAACTCGTCGCCGCCGAGTCGGGCGGCGAGCCCGGCCGGGCCGGCGATGCCGGTCAGCCGGTGGGCGACGGTGGTGAGGATGTGGTCACCGGCGTCGTGGCCGTGGGTGTCGTTGACCTTCTTGAAGCCCACCAAGTCGACCAGGACGACGGCGACAGGCCGGCTGGTGGTGTGGGCGGTGGTGATGAGGGTGTCGGCGGTGGCCGAGAGGCCGGCGCGGTTGGCGATGCCGGTCAGCGGGTCGTGGGTGGCCGCGTGCCGGACGGTGGTGAGTTCGGCCCGCAGGCTGTGGCGGGCGGTGAGGTAGCCGGCGG
Protein-coding sequences here:
- a CDS encoding GGDEF domain-containing protein, with the translated sequence MTPRLRALATASAMSAAATAGYLTARHSLRAELTTVRHAATHDPLTGIANRAGLSATADTLITTAHTTSRPVAVVLVDLVGFKKVNDTHGHDAGDHILTTVAHRLTGIAGPAGLAARLGGDEFALITTGPATRRDDADTWLADWLTHIHTRLTTPVRHDDRHLAVGATLGAVLADPGDPAPVWLHRADLAMYAARAGRRTTAVFTGATETNATQTTDRARDLARPTSPLAAAPTTRRAA
- a CDS encoding RRQRL motif-containing zinc-binding protein — encoded protein: MVFYDPTGERYGLPTYPFKFAPDGLLTRRQLRTRDLRPGGQEPAAQILWRRGKRVAYLFRLDLAVPKRTATPAQRAAIDKALTARRTCPDCGQVKPYYIPRRTGTCLDCPGGSQ